One Silene latifolia isolate original U9 population chromosome 4, ASM4854445v1, whole genome shotgun sequence DNA segment encodes these proteins:
- the LOC141653931 gene encoding polyamine oxidase 1-like, producing MMMLVLLLLSVALVTGATPVSVIIVGAGMSGISAAKQLHDRGIHDFLILEATDRIGGRIHKTQFGSHTVEKGANWLHGVGGPKKNPMFEIAKSIKLKKYYSDFSNVSLNTYKQEGGLYPREEVEAALIKAESNEEFGTEFAKTLSDNKGFDDDMSILAVERLNNMEPKTPLEKMIDFFYFDGEQAEAPRVTSLKHILPRPEYALYGEDAYFVADERGFEGIVHEIAKTCLAYKNGRVIDARLYYNKVVTEIEYTMTGVTIKTEDGKVYRAKTAIISPSVGVLQSDLIKFKPQLPIWKRRAIDEFSLGIYTKIFLKFPTKFWPTGGPGTEFFLYVHERRGYYAIWQQLENEYPGSNIMFVTVADQESIRIEQQPDEETKAEAMEVLRKIFGKDIPDATDIMIPRWNSDRFYKGTFSNWPAGYTLEKHDHLRAPIGGLYFTGEHTHPQLFGYADGAYFAGADTAKDVIRCLRRQVCKGKVNMNTI from the exons ATGATGATGTTAGTTTTGTTATTACTTTCTGTAGCTTTGGTTACTGGTGCGACGCCTGTCAGTGTTATTATTGTTGGAGCTGGAATGTCTG GGATTTCTGCAGCAAAGCAACTTCACGACAGAGGGATTCACGACTTCTTAATTTTGGAGGCGACAGACAGAATTGGTGGTCGTATTCACAAGACACAATTCGGAAGTCACACAGTTGAGAAGGGTGCAAATTGGCTTCATGGTGTTGGAGGTCCAAAGAAAAATCCCATGTTCGAAATTGCTAAGAGTATCAAACTTAAGAAATACTACTCCGATTTTAGCAATGTTTCTTTAAACACCTACAAACAAGA GGGCGGATTATACCCGAGAGAGGAGGTTGAAGCAGCATTAATCAAGGCAGAGAGTAATGAAGAATTTGGCACGGAATTTGCCAAGACGCTAAGTGATAACAAAGGTTTCGACGATGATATGTCCATTTTGGCCGTTGAACGTTTAAATAACAT GGAGCCCAAAACACCATTGGAGAAAATGATCGACTTCTTTTACTTCGATGGAGAACAGGCAGAAGCGCCAAGGGTAACAAGCTTGAAACATATATTACCAAGGCCAGAGTATGCTTTGTATGGAGAAGATGCATACTTTGTTGCTGATGAAAGAGGCTTCGAGGGTATTGTTCATGAAATCGCCAAAACTTGCCTCGCTTACAAAAATGGCAGGGTTATTGACGCTAGGCTCTACTACAATAAG GTTGtgacggaaattgagtacacaatgaccgGAGTGACCATAAAAACAGAAGATGGCAAAGTATACCGAGCCAAAACTGCAATTATCTCACCGAGTGTTGGTGTTCTTCAAAGCGATCTAATCAAATTTAAACCTCAATTACCG ATATGGAAAAGAAGAGCCATTGATGAATTTAGTCTTGGTATATACACTAAGATCTTCCTCAAGTTCCCTACCAAATTCTGGCCTACAGGAGGACCCGGAACAGAATTCTTCTTGTATGTCCATGAAAGGCGCGGTTACTATGCAATTTGGCAG CAACTAGAGAACGAGTACCCAGGTTCGAACATAATGTTCGTGACAGTAGCAGACCAAGAATCGATAAGAATTGAACAACAACCAGACGAGGAGACTAAAGCGGAAGCCATGGAAGTCCTTCGTAAAATATTTGGAAAAGACATTCCAGATGCAACTGATATTATGATTCCGAGATGGAACTCAGACCGGTTTTACAAGGGTACTTTCTCTAACTGGCCTGCTGGTTATACTCTAGAGAAACATGATCATTTGAGG GCTCCGATTGGCGGTCTGTACTTTACAGGGGAGCACACACATCCACAACTCTTTGGATATGCTGATGGAGCTTACTTTGCAGGTGCTGATACAGCAAAGGATGTCATCAGATGCCTAAGGAGGCAAGTATGCAAGGGCAAAGTCAACATGAATACTATCTAA
- the LOC141653932 gene encoding polyamine oxidase 1-like — MASSAKPASVIIVGAGMSGISAAKQLQDAGINDFVILEATDRIGGRIHKVEFGGHTVEQGANWLHGVGGLEKNPMFEIAKAINLKNYYSDFSQVSLHTYKQEGGLYPKEEVEAALTKAKSNEEFGTELAKTLSDNHVVDDDMSLLALERLNHMEPKTPLEKMIDFYSFDGEQAESPTVTSLKHILPRPECVLYGEGAYFVADQRGFEGIVHEIAKTCLAYKDDRVIDSRLYYNKAVTEIEYSETGATIKTEDGSVFHAETAILSPSVGVLQSDLITFKPQLPLWKRRAIDEFSLGTYTKIFLKFPKKFWPTGPGTEFFFYVHERRGYYAIWQQLDNEYPGSNIMFVTVADQESIRIEQQPDEETKAEIMEVLRKMFGKDIPDATDIMIPRWNSDRFYRGTFSNWPAGYTDEKHEHLRASIGSLYFTGEHTHPQLFGYVDGAYFAGIDTAKDVINRVIRRQGSKNI, encoded by the exons ATGGCTTCTAGTGCGAAACCTGCGAGCGTTATTATTGTTGGAGCTGGAATGTCAG GAATTTCTGCAGCAAAGCAACTTCAAGATGCAGGGATTAATGACTTCGTAATATTGGAGGCAACAGACAGAATTGGTGGCCGTATTCACAAGGTAGAATTCGGAGGTCACACGGTCGAGCAGGGTGCAAATTGGCTTCATGGTGTCGGAGGTCTTGAAAAAAATCCGATGTTTGAAATCGCCAAGGCGATAAATCTCAAGAACTACTATTCCGACTTTAGCCAAGTTTCCTTACACACCTACAAACAAGA GGGCGGATTATATCCGAAAGAGGAGGTTGAAGCGGCATTAACCAAGGCAAAGAGTAATGAAGAATTTGGCACAGAACTTGCCAAGACGCTAAGTGATAACCATGTTGTCGATGATGATATGTCCCTCTTGGCACTTGAACGTTTGAATCACAT GGAGCCGAAAACTCCACTAGAGAAAATGATCGACTTCTATTCATTCGATGGAGAACAAGCAGAATCACCAACCGTAACAAGCTTAAAACATATATTACCAAGGCCAGAATGCGTTTTGTATGGGGAAGGTGCATACTTTGTTGCTGATCAACGAGGTTTCGAGGGTATTGTTCACGAAATCGCTAAAACTTGCCTCGCTTACAAAGATGACAGGGTTATTGACTCTAGGCTCTACTACAAcaag GCTGTGACAGAAATCGAGTACTCAGAGACTGGAGCAACTATAAAAACAGAAGATGGCAGCGTATTCCATGCCGAAACTGCAATTCTGTCACCCAGTGTTGGTGTTCTTCAAAGTGACCTAATCACATTTAAACCTCAATTACCT CTATGGAAAAGAAGAGCCATTGATGAATTTAGTCTGGGTACATACACTAAGATTTTCCTCAAGTTTCCTAAGAAATTCTGGCCTACTGGTCCCGGAACAGAGTTCTTCTTCTATGTCCATGAAAGGCGCGGTTACTATGCAATTTGGCAG CAACTAGATAATGAGTACCCAGGTTCGAACATAATGTTCGTGACAGTGGCAGACCAAGAATCGATAAGAATTGAGCAACAACCAGATGAGGAGACTAAAGCGGAAATCATGGAAGTTCTTCGAAAAATGTTTGGAAAAGACATTCCTGATGCAACCGATATTATGATTCCTAGATGGAACTCAGATCGGTTTTACAGGGGTACCTTCTCTAACTGGCCTGCTGGCTATACTGACGAGAAACATGAACATTTGAGG GCCTCAATTGGGAGTCTGTACTTTACGGGAGAGCACACTCATCCACAACTCTTTGGATATGTTGACGGAGCTTACTTTGCAGGTATTGATACTGCAAAGGATGTCATCAACCGCGTAATAAGAAGACAAGGGAGCAAGAATATTTAA